In Deltaproteobacteria bacterium, the following are encoded in one genomic region:
- the mvaD gene encoding diphosphomevalonate decarboxylase, with amino-acid sequence MRAKAKAHANIALVKYWGKRQVKLNLPDVGSISLTLEGLTTETAVHFDMRLTHDRLILNGEERPEDSKRVSEFLATIREMAGLSCFATVTSTNNFPTGAGLASSASGFAALALAATRAAGMNLDDARLSSLSRQGSASAARSIFGGFVEMSRGKKTNGEDCNAYQLASREHWPLQVVVGITSKARKSVGSTEGMLSSAKTSPFYKSWVDTHPADLNSMRDAIAEKDFERLAEITESSTLKMHSVMMSTRPSLIFWNGVTVELMHVLTSLRKEGIGVCYTMDAGPQVKAICLPEHAARVEEAMRSVAGVEDILATGMGMGACHLEETS; translated from the coding sequence ATGCGGGCGAAAGCCAAAGCTCATGCAAACATCGCTTTGGTGAAATACTGGGGCAAGCGCCAGGTAAAGCTCAACTTGCCTGATGTAGGCAGTATCTCTCTGACCTTGGAAGGTTTAACCACAGAGACTGCCGTTCATTTTGACATGCGCCTTACTCATGACCGTTTGATACTCAATGGTGAAGAACGACCCGAAGACTCCAAACGTGTGTCAGAGTTTCTCGCAACGATCCGTGAGATGGCGGGCCTTTCGTGTTTCGCAACGGTCACCAGTACGAATAATTTCCCAACAGGCGCGGGCCTCGCGAGTTCGGCATCGGGATTTGCAGCTTTGGCTCTGGCGGCTACGCGGGCAGCTGGAATGAATCTAGATGACGCTCGGCTTTCTTCTTTATCGAGGCAGGGTTCGGCAAGTGCTGCGCGTTCTATCTTCGGCGGCTTTGTGGAAATGTCTCGTGGCAAAAAGACCAACGGAGAAGACTGCAATGCCTATCAGCTTGCCTCGCGGGAACATTGGCCACTTCAGGTGGTGGTTGGCATCACGAGCAAGGCTCGCAAGTCTGTAGGTTCAACTGAGGGCATGTTAAGCAGTGCCAAGACATCTCCGTTTTATAAATCGTGGGTGGATACTCATCCGGCGGACTTAAACTCCATGCGCGATGCGATTGCTGAGAAAGACTTTGAACGTCTGGCTGAGATTACGGAATCCAGCACTCTCAAAATGCACTCGGTGATGATGTCGACTCGGCCGTCATTGATTTTCTGGAATGGCGTAACCGTTGAACTGATGCACGTCCTTACGTCTTTGCGCAAAGAGGGGATTGGTGTGTGCTACACCATGGATGCCGGTCCTCAAGTGAAGGCAATATGCTTGCCTGAACATGCAGCGCGCGTTGAAGAAGCGATGCGAAGTGTGGCCGGCGTTGAAGATATCTTGGCGACCGGTATGGGTATGGGTGCATGCCATCTTGAGGAAACGTCGTGA
- a CDS encoding hydroxymethylglutaryl-CoA reductase, degradative — MDKSRLPNFYKYSVSERLRLLYERQVLSEDSYHTLMDGVATLDVESADRMVENVVGVFGLPMGLGLNFVINDKPYIVPLVVEEPSIIAALSSAAKLVRGNGGFEAHSEKPLMMGQIQVVDITHPARARQILLQNKDKILNLANSLHPNMVARGGGAKDMEVIIHPSASARGDMVVAQLLVDTCDAMGANLVNTMCEGVATLVEEMTGGTVFLRILSNLTDRAMVSASCKIPVSLLEGKGYSGESVRDGIILANDFAAVDAYRAATHNKGIMNGIDPVAIATGNDWRAIESAAHAYAGRGNTYTCLTSWTKDDEGNLVGGIRLPLKVGTVGGSLQSNPGVKVAHEILGVESARELAELMAVVGLAQNFSALRALSTDGIQRGHMTLHARSVAMTAGATPDNFDKVVDKLVASGEIKIWKAKDIIRDIELGPGADLSGAFRIESELVPETRGAGYGKVILLGEHAVVYGSHAIAAPVKLNIQAQIKDYDDGVNLTIPRWGVEQRVMLNGKRENSLSASLDLILERLHLKEESMSIEVWPHVPRAMGLGASAALAVGVIRALDQRYKLNLSDTDVNGIAFDVEKLAHGGTPSGIDNTLATYRQFMLYKKGHPPVMKEIFSPKPIPIVIGLSGTESLTATMVTKVRNNWENNRFLYERIFAEIDGLTLEGVKAIESNNLTQLGELMNICQGLLNALGVSSWEIEELIQIARDNGALGAKLTGGGGGGSMVAICPDNAERVAAAMRKAGYRAMITEIGGSPEGGQS; from the coding sequence ATGGACAAATCGCGTTTACCAAATTTCTATAAATACAGTGTTTCTGAACGCTTACGCCTACTTTATGAGCGTCAGGTACTGAGTGAAGACAGCTATCACACCCTGATGGACGGAGTGGCTACTCTCGACGTCGAATCTGCTGACCGTATGGTCGAGAATGTGGTGGGCGTTTTTGGGCTCCCCATGGGCCTGGGCCTTAACTTCGTCATCAACGACAAGCCCTACATCGTCCCGCTTGTGGTCGAAGAGCCGTCCATCATTGCGGCGCTGAGCTCAGCTGCAAAACTCGTACGAGGTAACGGCGGCTTCGAAGCCCACAGCGAAAAGCCGCTGATGATGGGTCAGATTCAGGTCGTGGACATCACGCATCCTGCCCGCGCTCGCCAAATCCTTCTACAAAATAAAGACAAGATTTTGAATCTCGCCAACAGCCTGCACCCGAACATGGTGGCACGCGGCGGCGGTGCAAAAGACATGGAAGTTATCATTCACCCTTCGGCCTCTGCCCGCGGTGACATGGTGGTTGCACAACTTTTGGTCGATACCTGTGATGCCATGGGTGCAAACCTCGTCAACACGATGTGTGAAGGCGTTGCAACTCTCGTGGAAGAAATGACCGGTGGAACCGTATTTCTTCGCATCCTCTCGAATTTAACTGACCGCGCGATGGTGAGTGCCAGTTGTAAGATTCCGGTTTCACTCTTGGAAGGCAAAGGTTACTCCGGCGAGTCGGTTCGTGACGGTATCATCCTTGCCAACGATTTTGCGGCTGTTGATGCCTACCGGGCAGCAACGCACAACAAAGGAATCATGAACGGCATCGACCCTGTGGCAATCGCTACAGGTAACGATTGGCGAGCTATTGAATCCGCGGCTCATGCATACGCCGGGCGTGGTAACACCTACACCTGCTTAACCAGCTGGACCAAAGATGACGAAGGAAACCTCGTCGGAGGTATCCGCTTACCTCTCAAGGTCGGTACCGTCGGTGGCAGCTTGCAGTCCAACCCCGGTGTTAAAGTCGCTCACGAAATTCTCGGTGTCGAGTCGGCAAGAGAATTGGCAGAACTCATGGCCGTTGTGGGCTTGGCCCAGAACTTCTCAGCACTGCGCGCTCTAAGCACCGATGGCATTCAACGTGGTCATATGACCTTGCATGCACGCAGCGTTGCAATGACTGCTGGGGCAACGCCTGACAACTTTGATAAAGTTGTCGACAAGCTGGTGGCCAGTGGTGAAATCAAGATCTGGAAAGCCAAAGATATCATCCGAGATATCGAACTGGGTCCTGGAGCTGACTTGAGCGGTGCATTTCGAATTGAGTCAGAACTTGTGCCTGAAACACGTGGTGCCGGTTACGGTAAGGTGATTCTGCTAGGAGAGCATGCGGTTGTTTATGGCAGCCATGCCATTGCCGCGCCTGTAAAGCTTAACATTCAAGCTCAAATCAAAGACTACGACGATGGCGTGAATCTAACCATCCCACGTTGGGGTGTAGAGCAGCGGGTTATGCTGAATGGTAAGCGTGAGAACTCGTTGAGCGCATCGCTGGACCTAATACTTGAAAGACTTCACCTTAAAGAAGAATCGATGTCGATTGAGGTTTGGCCACACGTTCCTCGTGCAATGGGCTTGGGTGCATCCGCTGCGTTGGCTGTCGGTGTTATTCGGGCGCTCGACCAACGTTATAAGCTGAATCTATCCGACACCGATGTGAACGGTATTGCATTCGATGTTGAGAAGCTGGCTCACGGCGGCACGCCATCGGGCATCGACAACACCTTAGCAACCTATCGCCAGTTTATGCTCTACAAAAAGGGCCATCCGCCGGTGATGAAGGAAATTTTCTCCCCGAAGCCGATACCAATCGTAATCGGTTTAAGTGGCACGGAAAGCCTCACGGCGACCATGGTCACTAAGGTACGAAACAACTGGGAAAATAACCGATTTTTGTATGAACGAATTTTTGCAGAAATTGACGGGCTTACCCTCGAAGGCGTTAAGGCCATTGAGAGCAACAACCTGACGCAGCTCGGTGAACTCATGAATATTTGCCAGGGCCTCTTAAATGCTTTGGGAGTC